A genomic region of Eucalyptus grandis isolate ANBG69807.140 chromosome 5, ASM1654582v1, whole genome shotgun sequence contains the following coding sequences:
- the LOC104454906 gene encoding probable LRR receptor-like serine/threonine-protein kinase At3g47570 encodes MTDKLALLAFKAAITMDPFGALNSWNHTTDHCRWHGVICGRLHRRVTGLDLQALKLSGSIPPHIGNLSFLRVLMLYNNSFHHEIPQQVSHLHSLRVLRLSVNTLEGEVPRNLSSCTHLTRLLLLKNRLVGEIPFEFGSLVKLQLLGLGENHLTGTIPFSIRNMSLLEGLGLAWNELGGKIPQALGKLTKLKVLQLEGNRLSGTIPPSIFNLSSIKEFEIGNNEIGGNLPANIGFALPKIEIFTIARNRFTGVIPRSMSNATTLRWLQVTSNKLSGKMPPLDCFNMLKLVKIGYNYLGSGGYSDSSFFCSLTNATSLVVLFMQNNNFGGTLPECIGNFSNTLLQLSLGENLLFGTIPKIVGNLINLQRLLLDNNRFSGTLPSVLGNLHNLVEMELSYNKFSGPIPSSLGNLVNLARLYLDHNNFHGFIPSCLSECRNLVELDLSSNNLNGTIPPKSIGLSSLSILLNLSRNHLTGVLPEEVGKLNLLARLDVSRNMLDGHIPASLGSCVGLEVLKMQENSFRGTIPSSMSMLRNLNEIDLSHNNLSGQIPEFFKAFHFLETLNLSYNNFEGTLPTKGIFNNVSATFVFGNDKLCARLPQFRLSKCSSRNSGQKLILKRKLAILIFFGVLGIALLLVFMYFGWLKKKKRIEPASNSKDDSSLSLSYGTLLKATDGFSSSNLIGVGGFGYVYKGVLDENGTVIAVKVLNLMLHGAVKSFITECEALRNIRHHNLLKVLTVCSGTDYSGNEFKALVYEFMVNGSLEDWLHPSPSPANVDGNVKKLSLIQRINISIDVASALDYLHNNLQSPVIHCDLKPSNILLDVEMVGHVGDFGLAKIMIESPNDTKASMSSAGVRGTIGYAAPEYGMESAASREGDVYSYGILLLEMFTGVSPTNEMFRENFNLHKFVKEALPEQLLEITDPLLLQEMESHKGMGRGDAARDFLEMVYRIGVACSVQARRERMNITKVEAQLHFIRDKLHAAGFQG; translated from the exons ATGACAGATAAGCTCGCGTTGCTTGCATTCAAGGCCGCAATAACCATGGACCCTTTTGGGGCGCTGAATTCATGGAACCATACGACTGACCACTGTCGATGGCACGGTGTCATATGCGGTCGCCTACACCGCAGAGTCACAGGACTAGACCTGCAAGCCTTGAAGCTTTCGGGATCCATCCCCCCTCATATTGGAAATTTGAGTTTCTTGAGAGTCCTGATGCTCTACAACAATAGTTTTCATCACGAAATCCCACAACAAGTCAGCCATTTGCACAGTCTACGTGTCTTGCGATTATCCGTCAACACATTGGAAGGCGAAGTCCCGAGAAACTTGTCAAGTTGCACTCACCTTACACGGCTCCTCCTTCTTAAAAACCGGCTAGTTGGAGAAATTCCCTTCGAGTTTGGTTCTTTAGTGAAGCTTCAGCTTCTTGGCTTAGGTGAGAACCATCTAACGGGAACTATTCCTTTTTCCATCAGAAACATGTCATTGTTAGAGGGTCTTGGTCTCGCTTGGAATGAATTGGGTGGAAAGATACCTCAAGCTCTAGGAAAATTAACCAAACTCAAAGTGCTTCAATTAGAAGGAAATAGGTTGTCAGGCACAATTCCTCCATCTATCTTCAATCTTTCTTCCATAAAGGAGTTCGAAATCGGTAATAATGAAATAGGAGGGAATCTTCCTGCCAATATAGGCTTTGCTCTTCCAAAGATCGAGATTTTCACCATTGCGCGTAACCGATTCACTGGAGTGATTCCTCGGTCAATGTCTAATGCAACCACTTTAAGGTGGCTACAAGTCACTTCAAACAAACTCTCGGGGAAAATGCCTCCTTTGGACTGCTTCAACATGCTCAAACTTGTGAAAATCGGTTATAATTATCTTGGAAGCGGAGGATATAGTGATTCAAGCTTCTTTTGCTCATTGACTAACGCCACCTCTCTAGTGGTGTTGTTTATGCAAAACAACAACTTTGGCGGGACGTTGCCCGAGTGTATCGGTAATTTCTCTAATACTCTCTTACAATTGTCGCTGGGCGAGAATCTACTGTTTGGCACAATTCCCAAAATAGTCGGAAATCTCATCAACTTGCAAAGGCTTCTTTTGGACAACAACAGGTTTTCAGGTACACTCCCCTCCGTTCTAGGAAATCTTCATAACTTAGTGGAAATGGAACTATCGTATAACAAGTTTTCCGGACCAATACCTTCTTCATTAGGAAACCTAGTAAATCTAGCACGACTCTATCTCGATCACAATAACTTTCACGGCTTCATTCCTTCATGTCTATCGGAGTGCCGAAATTTGGTGGAACTTGATCTATCTAGTAACAACTTAAATGGAACTATACCACCAAAGTCCATAGGCCTCTCATCACTATCTATACTTCTGAACTTGTCTCGAAACCATCTCACCGGTGTCCTACCTGAGGAAGTCGGGAAATTGAATCTTTTGGCTCGACTGGATGTCTCCAGAAACATGTTGGATGGCCACATTCCGGCTAGTCTTGGCAGTTGTGTTGGATTGGAGGTGCTCAAAATGCAAGAGAATTCTTTCCGAGGCACCATTCCTTCATCTATGAGTATGTTGAGGAATCTCAATGAGATAGATCTTTCACATAACAATTTATCTGGTCAAATTCCAGAGTTTTTCAAGGCTTTTCACTTCTTAGAGACCCTAAATTTGTCATACAATAACTTTGAAGGCACATTACCGACTAAAGGAATCTTTAATAATGTCAGCGCTACTTTTGTCTTTGGAAATGACAAGCTTTGTGCAAGATTGCCCCAATTTCGTCTCTCGAAATGCAGCTCTAGGAACTCAGGCCAGAAACTCATCCTTAAGCGGAAGCTTGccatcttgattttctttggcGTTCTTGGAATagctcttcttcttgtttttatgTACTTTggttggttgaagaagaagaaaagaatagagcCAGCTTCAaattccaaagatgattcatcATTGAGTCTATCTTATGGAACTCTCCTTAAAGCGACCGATGGGTTTTCTTCAAGTAACTTGATCGGGGTTGGTGGTTTTGGATATGTTTACAAGGGAGTCCTTGATGAGAATGGAACCGTCATTGCTGTGAAGGTACTTAATTTGATGCTTCATGGTGCTGTGAAGAGCTTCATAACCGAGTGCGAGGCTTTAAGGAACATTCGACACcataatcttttgaaagtccTAACAGTATGCTCGGGCACTGATTATAGTGGCAATGAGTTTAAGGCCTTGGTTTATGAGTTCATGGTCAATGGCAGCCTAGAAGATTGGCTACATCCAAGCCCATCACCAGCTAATGTAGATGGGAATGTGAAAAAATTGAGTCTCATCCAGAGGATAAATATTTCCATCGATGTTGCTTCAGCATTAGATTATCTCCATAACAACCTACAAAGCCCTGTTATCCATTGTGATTTGAAGCCAAGCAACATCCTACTAGATGTTGAAATGGTTGGACATGTTGGAGACTTTGGTTTGGCGAAGATCATGATTGAATCTCCCAATGACACTAAAGCGAGTATGAGCTCTGCTGGTGTAAGAGGAACTATCGGCTATGCTGCTCCAG AATATGGAATGGAAAGCGCGGCTTCAAGAGAAGGCGATGTTTATAGTTATGGCATTCTCTTGCTTGAGATGTTCACGGGCGTGAGTCCAACAAATGAAATGTTCAGAGAAAATTTTAACCTTCATAAGTTCGTCAAGGAAGCCTTGCCTGAACAACTCCTAGAGATTACTGATCCTCTTCTACTTCAAGAAATGGAGAGCCACAAGGGCATGGGCAGAGGTGATGCAGCTCGCGATTTTCTGGAGATGGTTTATAGAATTGGAGTCGCCTGCTCAGTCCAAGCACGCAGAGAGCGGATGAACATCACAAAAGTCGAAGCTCAGCTGCATTTTATCAGGGATAAACTTCATGCAGCTGGTTTCCAAGGATAG
- the LOC120293168 gene encoding uncharacterized protein LOC120293168: MVLWEITLATAYVLGLKRTYKLALRIQRRLIGPKHPKIRQFLHRRTRVVFDVALKVHRNIQERDIEVGRNLGNWILRSLDRIKPSAQIRCSSSGGSPSNSSTGMNMTKQIKGTSQWKNPGTFSSSKNQESDRRMFSSLKNTWPRPFPTITMIIQSAKPTSRITQYRHVSYGPEVPRSHFARGQFGGVFREDILQWMLHR, from the exons atgGTGCTGTGGGAGATCACGCTGGCGACGGCCTACGTCCTGGGGCTGAAGCGGACCTACAAGCTCGCGCTGCGGATCCAGCGCCGCTTGATCGGCCCCAAGCACCCCAAGATCCGTCAGTTCCTCCACCG ACGAACTCGTGTTGTGTTTGATGTGGCGCTGAAGGTTCACAGGAACATACAAGAGAGAGACATTGAAGTCGGTCGGAATCTTGGCAACTGGATTCTACGTTCGCTGGACCGGATCAAACCGTCAGCCCAAATTCGCTGTTCTTCCTCAGGGGGAAGCCCTAGCAATTCAAGCACTGGCATGAATATGACAAAGCAGATCAAAGGCACTTCACAGTGGAAAAACCCTGGGACTTTCAGCTCATCCAAAAATCAAGAATCTGATCGGCGCATGTTTTCCTCGTTAAAGAACACATGGCCCAGGCCTTTTCCTACCATCACAATGATAATCCAGTCGGCAAAACCCACCAGCCGAATCACGCAGTACAGGCATGTCAGCTATGGGCCCGAAGTGCCGAGGTCGCATTTTGCTCGTGGTCAATTTGGTGGAGTTTTCCGAGAGGACATACTG
- the LOC120293294 gene encoding uncharacterized protein LOC120293294, whose translation MQRQSLGSPASKLHGHGAPSAALSSAAKDGALVVVDDSSSSATKRRDSFLSSSSLLLPRYDGDDDKSSRPHRLSLAAVAAAAPSSSSSISSSPALSPRKTGKLIHLIPLLTLFCFLVLYLCSHSPSQTDLAQFGGFKHPAEQIVTTDIDEIGRFSEVRRGDELAFRSQRSLREVARRSQQQPRTSRAVHRKFADF comes from the exons ATGCAGAGACAGTCCCTGGGGTCCCCAGCCTCCAAGCTCCACGGCCATGGCGCCCCCTCCGCCGCACTCTCTTCCGCCGCCAAGGACGGCGCCCTCGTCGTCGTAgacgactcctcctcctccgccaccaaGCGCCGAGACTCCTTCCTCTcgtcctcctccctcctcctccctcgctacgacggcgacgacgacaaGTCCTCCAGGCCTCACCGGTTGTCGCtcgcggcggtggcggcggcggcgccgtcgtcgtcgtcttcaatttcttcttctcctgctcTGTCGCCCCGTAAGACGGGGAAGCTCATCCACCTCATCCCTCTCCTCACCCTCTTCTGCTTCCTCGTCCTCTACCTCTGCTCTCACAGCCCCTCTCAGACCG ATCTGGCTCAGTTCGGCGGGTTCAAGCATCCGGCGGAGCAAATAG TTACGACCGACATTGACGAGATCGGCCGGTTCAGCGAGGTCCGCAGGGGCGACGAGCTGGCGTTCCGGAGCCAGAGGAGCTTGCGAGAGGTCGCGAGGCGATCGCAGCAGCAGCCGCGGACATCTCGCGCCGTTCACCGGAAATTCGCCGATTTCTAG